The genomic DNA CGCTGACGGTGGCGCGGGCGCTGATCGACGAAGGCATGCCGTCGTCGCAGGTGTTCGCCGCAGCGTTCGGCGCGGAGCAGCCGGTGGCCTCCAACGCGGATGAAAAAGGCCGCGCGCAGAACCGCCGCGTGGAAATGGCTCCCGTGCCCAAGGCATCGGGTGCAAAGCCTGCGCGGCATGAGTGAACCCACGCTCGAATCCCTGCGCGCCGAGGGTGCGGACCGCCACGACCCCGTGCGCTACCGCTACCTGGAGGTGCTGGCCGCGCGCCTGCCCGCACAGCCCCCCGCGGTGCAGCAGATACTGGAACAGCGGCTGCGGCGGGCCGTTGGGGCCTATGCGGACGGAGCCCGCGCGGCCGGCGGGCCGGCCCCCGGCGCGGTCGAGCCACCGGCGGCATCACTCCTGGCCCGGCTCAACCGCGACCTGGACGCACGGGCGCAGGCCGATGCGGAACGGGTGCGCATCGAAGGCGGTGCCAGCGCGTCGGACATGAAGAGCGTGCGCCAGTTCAGCGAGGTATGGTCCCGCATTGCCGCAGAGCAGCAGGTGGTGCAGGCGCTGGACCGTGGACCGGAGAACGCGGGGCCGCTCAACCCGCACAAGCTCATGCTGCGGTCGCTCAGCCTGATGCGGGGCCTCTCGCCCGACTACCTGCGGCGCTTCCTGTCTCAGATGGACTCGCTCCTGTGGCTGGAACAGGCGAATGCAGCACGCCCGAGAAACCTGGGCCCCGCAGCCCGCGGGGGGCGAAGCCGGCCCAGGGCATAAGAAGTCCCTGTCGAATCCGGCGGGCCTGTCCAGGGAGGGCCTGGCGCCGCACCGGCCGCCCCAGGGTTGCCTGGCCTGCGCCCATGCCCCTCACTGGGGCTTGGTCGCGATGTGGCGTTGCAGCAGCGCGTTGGACTGGTCGAGTGCCTCGGCGGTGTCGCTCAATTGCTGCTCGAGCTGATCCGTGCGCTCCACCGCCGCCTGCAGGTCGCCTTGCAGGGCGTCGGTGGGAATTTGTGTCGTGAGCACCGCGTGCACGACATCGAGCTCGTTGGCCGTGGCCTTGATCTGCTCGGCCGTTTCCAGGTTGCGGTTCAGTACCTCATCGATCTCGGAGGGCTGGGGCTGCTTCGTTGCGCTGGGCATAGGTAAGTCTCGCTGAGTAAATCAACTTCTGCCATCGGGGACGCGGCGCCATCGCCTACAGGCCGGGAGGTCGGATCAGGCGACATTGTAGGCAGCATCACAACAGAAAACGCAGCTCCCAGATGCCCCTCAACACCATCCTTGTCGAAGACAGCAAAACCATCCAGGAAACTCTGGTGCCCGCGCTGGAGGAACTGGCGGACGCGCGCGTCCTCGCCATCGCCGAAACCGCCAGCGACGCCACGGAGGCCGTCGCGCACTGGCGGGAAGACTGGCAGCTCATGGTGGTGGACCTGTTCCTGCGCGAAGGCTCCGGGATCGAGGTGCTGCAGGCCCTGCAGCGCGGGGACCGGCTGCGCGCAACGCCTGGCGCGCGGCAGGGCAGGCCCGGACAGCATGTCTACGTGTTGTCCAACTATGCGACGGCGGACATGCGCCGCCGGTGCGAGGAGTTGGGCGCCGATGGGGTGTTCGACAAGTCCACCGAGCTGGACGCTTTTTTCGAGCGTTGCAGCGAGCTGCCGCGCCGCGCAGGCACTGGCAGTTCCGCCGCAGCGGATCGCCGGTAGCCCCCGGGCTACCGGACGGCCGGGCCGGGATCGCTGACTGTGCCATCCTCCAGCGCCCGTTCGATGAGCGCAGCCACCGCGGGGTCCGGTGCCATGGGCCGGAAGGCGCTGACGTGCGCGCGTCCGATGTTCCCGGCGGGCAGGCGGGCCAGCAGGTGGCCCAGTGGTACCAGCGCGAGCCGCGCCATCTGGCCGGCGGCCTCGTGCGAATCCCGCAGCTGCAGCGCGTAGCGCAGCATCGCGCAGTGCGATCTCCAGTGCAGGGGCAGGGAAGCCTGGCCCAGCACATGCGCTGCCTCCAACCACCGCCAGCGCACCGCCGGGGGGGCCTCCGGCTGGCCCGCAAAACCGGCGAGCAGAT from Acidovorax sp. A79 includes the following:
- a CDS encoding response regulator, with amino-acid sequence MPLNTILVEDSKTIQETLVPALEELADARVLAIAETASDATEAVAHWREDWQLMVVDLFLREGSGIEVLQALQRGDRLRATPGARQGRPGQHVYVLSNYATADMRRRCEELGADGVFDKSTELDAFFERCSELPRRAGTGSSAAADRR
- a CDS encoding DUF2894 domain-containing protein codes for the protein MSEPTLESLRAEGADRHDPVRYRYLEVLAARLPAQPPAVQQILEQRLRRAVGAYADGARAAGGPAPGAVEPPAASLLARLNRDLDARAQADAERVRIEGGASASDMKSVRQFSEVWSRIAAEQQVVQALDRGPENAGPLNPHKLMLRSLSLMRGLSPDYLRRFLSQMDSLLWLEQANAARPRNLGPAARGGRSRPRA